The nucleotide window GGAATCGTGCCTGGTTGTATCAATTTCATACGAAGTCACACGTTTTGCACCGGTTCGAATGCTTTTCCAATGATGGTTCCATACACTGATGCTCTTATTACCAAGATCGACGTCACGCGGGAAGAAGGTTGACCGTTCTTGTGTATGGTGTAATGGACTAATGCTTTCATTTATATATTCAAACAATGTCCATTCACTATTTTTGTCTAGCATATCCCAATGTCGTTTTTTATCATGAAGTTGAACGATACGTCCAGATTTAGGATCAAAGGTCATTAGATAAAAAGGCGTTTCAATTGTATTTTCAGTAACCGAAAAATGGACTTGTTCTTTTTGAACGCTAGTTAATTGTTCTTCTAACTGTCTGAAAGGAATCTTCTTATAGGAGTATGGAGCCAATTCAATGGTACCAAAATATTTCGTCGCCCCTTCATCCTTCCCATATGGAAGGAATTGCTTCACACGTGCAGCTGCTAAATGTCTGCCTTCAATGAAAAACTCTTTAGGCACATTTAGTGGGACCGTTTGTGAAACATCCGAAGTATTCACTACTAAAATACCTTCAGGCTCCCATGATTGTAGCGGGTTGGCCGCAAGCTTTTCCATTTGCTTTCCTAGCAAATAGGCAGAAAGGTCTGCCCCTTGGTATGCCATATGTGACTTATGGTTTCTTTGCGAATATACTTCAGGATGATCGGGATCTGTAATCGAATGGGCAGCTCCCCATGTATGCTCATCAAAAAGGTTCACCTGTAAATAAGATTCGGCTTTGATATTGTCATAGTGTTTTCCAGGGCTGCCTTGCAGTGCTTCTAATAGTTCAGATTTTCGTAAAACATGTTTGGTTCTGCGATTTAGGCGTACTTCCCTCGCTGAGCTCCCTGAACCGAAATTCCAAAAGTCTGTCCAATCTCCAGAATACGTTGGAATGGTTTTAGGATCAATTCCTTTTACTTTTTCTAAAAGCATTTCAGGTGTCACGAAACGAACCTTAAATTCATGACCTTCTTCATTATACTGTCTGATTAAATCAGCAAGCTGGGGATCTGGGCAGTTGTTATCAAATAATGGCGGGTTTGTCGCTGTTAAATAAATAAAATCATGCTCATACCCGTTGCTTTCAAGACGATCCACATATTCTTTAATCCCTTCGTGCATGCGATTCGTATCTGCCATAGACGTATGGAAAAATTGGCTAAATAACGAATAATGCTCACCTTGGAAAGTTAGTAAAGAACGTTGATCAGGTGTTAACCAGTTGAACACAGCCGGACGTTTGAAAGGAATTCCGCCAAAATGGACATTGATGCCAGTGATATAAAAATCAACACCTGCATCCAGTAATAACTGGCTTATTGGCCATGGCTGTCCATTCACATCATGGTTGATGGCGGTGTTAATTTTGATATCAAATTTTTGGCGAAGCTCGCGTATCGGGGCTAAAATTCTAGCCACTTGTTCTGCGTTGACTAACGGTGTTGTGTGCATCATCATCGCTGCAATACCGATTTGTCCGTTGGTTATCATGCGCTGAAAAGCCCCCACACGTTCTTCAGAGGCTGTTTCTAGCCATTTAAGAACAGGATAGGTTGCTTCACAGGTCCAACGAAAGCGTGATTCTTCGGGGTAGTCTTCTGTTTTTAAGCATAAATCGATAGCTTCATCAATATAATCACGCTGTAATTCCAACAATAGTGGCTGGGGATGCGTATAACCTATATCAAGATGACTATGATGCAGACATAAAATTTCTTTCACTTTGCTCACAAGTTACACTCCTTAGAAATAATTTGTATCCTTACCCTTTCACTCCGCCAGAAGCAAATCCATCCAAAATTCTCTTAGAGAAAATCACAAATAAAATTAAGATCGGTACAGTTGACATAACGGAGGCAGCTAATGCTAAATCCATATTATTAAATAATTGATTCGTATATTTTACGACTAGTAAAGGAATCGTTTTGTTTTCTTCACTTTGCAGGAAGATTAACGGAATAAAGAATTGATTCCAAATTTGCACAGACGTTACAATACACACAGCAAAAACAACCGGTTTGGCGAGCGGGAACATGATTTGCAAGAAGATTCTCCACTCACCGCCCCCATCAATAATGGCGGCTTCATATAATTCATTTGGTAATTTCGCAAAAAAGTCCGTTAACATAAAGACAGGCATGGAGATCGCTGTTCCAAGAATTAACACAACGGAAGTATACGTATTCACAAGATTTAAATCTTGCATTAATAGGAAAATCGGTACAATCCCCAATTGAACGGGAAACATCATTCCTAATAAGAAAAACACTCGCATTGCTTTATTCAATCTAAATTTATATCTCCCTAAACCATACGCCACCATAGAAGAGAGGAAGGTTAAGAGGAAAATACTTAAAATCAAAATGATGACACTGTTTAAGAAGTAGTTTTCAAAATGGTCTTTTACGAAGAGTTCAAGATAATTTTCAAACGATAACCCTTGAGGTTTTCCCATTGTATTAGAAAGGATATCAGAACGAGAACGCAATGAGTTATAGATTAAATAGCCAATAATCCCAACGATGACAAATGAATAGATCCACATGAAAATGGTGACTAGATTAGCAGAAATACCCCTCTTTTTATCTATCATTTAGTTCTCCTCCTTCCGAATAATCGTATACATTTGAATGATAGCAACGATAAAGATGACGAAGAATAGTACACATGCTACCGTCGTACCCATTCCAATTGAGTTTTCACTTAGATTTCCACCTAATGGATTGTTATCACCAAATGCGATTCGATAGAAGAATAAACTCATTACATCCACACTGCCATCGATTCCTCCAGCAACACCGCCAAGGATGTAACTAAAATCAAAGATCGTCATAGCCGAGATATAAGAAATTAAAACTAAGTTCAAAATCGTGACTTTCATTTGCGGGAGAATAACAGATACTAATCGACGCCAATATCCTGCACCATCTAGATAAGCTGCCTCCAGACTGTCCGCTGGAATCATCTTCATCGCACCAATAAAGAACATCATCCCTACACCAAAACCTGCCCAAGAGATCATTAACCACACAATATAAATTCCTAAACTAGGCATCCCTAACCAGGGCTGTGCTAAAAATTCCAAGCCCATCTTTTCTAATGTAATATTCACGACACCAATATTGGAATCAAGTAACAAGGTAAAAATAAACACAATAACCGGCGTAGAGATAAACTGTGGTGAAAAAATAGCAGCTTGTAGGAATGTATGTCCCTTTGTCTTTGTATGAATCATATAAGCAAAAATCAGTTGCAACGGAAGAATAATAATGACGGTAAGAACAAAAATTAAAAAACTATTTTTAAAAGCATTTAATAATTGTGAGACAAGTTCCGGATTGCTAAACAGGTCAATGTAATTTTGCAGCCCAATAAATTCCTTGGGACCGATTCCATTCCATTTATAAAGGCTGTTTTGTGCAGCAGAAATGATAGGATAAATTACAAATGCACAATACAAAAGAAACCCAGGCGTCAAAAACATTAAATAATGATACTTTTTTTTATGGGTCTTCACGCTTCCATTCACTCCTACCTATGTGAAACTTAAGTAAAAAAGTAGCCACAAAATAAGAGCAGGGCATTTTTACATGCCCGCATCTCTTACTTTTAGGTTAGTTAACAAGTACGTTATTTTGCTTTTTTCGCCAACTCAGCTTTCATTAGTACAATTGCCTCTTTTGCCGTCATATCACCTGTCATAAGCTTTGGTGTTAGGTTAGTTAACAGTAAATCCTGAGGCTTAGAGCTTTCATTTGCTACTTGTGCTAAAGCGTTATAAATGTTTAATCCTACAACATCAAATTTAGCCATTTCTTCTACAAACTTATCTTTTGGCTTAATGTCATCATACATTGGGACAAGACCTGTTTCATCTCCCATAATTTGTTGCGCTTCTTTGCTGTTTAAGAACTCAAGGTATTTCACCGCTTCATCCGGATGTTTTGTTTTGCTGGAGATAGCATACGTATTTCCATTGTAAGGACCTGTTTGTGCATATGTTTTGCCGTCAAGACCTGGTAAGGCAAAGCTACCAATGTTGAGCGGCGTATCTTGATACGTTAAGTTGTTCCAAGTACCATCTGGAATCATGGCGGCCTTACCATTTGTGAAGGCAAGCTTCGCCCCATTTCCATCAATGGATGCTACGTCCTTACCAAAGTAACCCTTTTTAGCAAAATCACTGTACGCTTCAAATGTTTTTTCAAGACCTGTATAATTAACGTTCTCTTCACCTTTTACAATCGAAGTTAATGTCTCATTTCCAAGTGAAGCAGCCATTGCCTGCATCATCCAATAACGGTCAAAATCTCCGTTACCCCCTACT belongs to Neobacillus sp. OS1-2 and includes:
- a CDS encoding carbohydrate ABC transporter permease, translated to MIDKKRGISANLVTIFMWIYSFVIVGIIGYLIYNSLRSRSDILSNTMGKPQGLSFENYLELFVKDHFENYFLNSVIILILSIFLLTFLSSMVAYGLGRYKFRLNKAMRVFFLLGMMFPVQLGIVPIFLLMQDLNLVNTYTSVVLILGTAISMPVFMLTDFFAKLPNELYEAAIIDGGGEWRIFLQIMFPLAKPVVFAVCIVTSVQIWNQFFIPLIFLQSEENKTIPLLVVKYTNQLFNNMDLALAASVMSTVPILILFVIFSKRILDGFASGGVKG
- a CDS encoding sugar ABC transporter permease, translated to MKTHKKKYHYLMFLTPGFLLYCAFVIYPIISAAQNSLYKWNGIGPKEFIGLQNYIDLFSNPELVSQLLNAFKNSFLIFVLTVIIILPLQLIFAYMIHTKTKGHTFLQAAIFSPQFISTPVIVFIFTLLLDSNIGVVNITLEKMGLEFLAQPWLGMPSLGIYIVWLMISWAGFGVGMMFFIGAMKMIPADSLEAAYLDGAGYWRRLVSVILPQMKVTILNLVLISYISAMTIFDFSYILGGVAGGIDGSVDVMSLFFYRIAFGDNNPLGGNLSENSIGMGTTVACVLFFVIFIVAIIQMYTIIRKEEN
- a CDS encoding sugar ABC transporter substrate-binding protein, translated to MKKKLAGLLAGVFLFSTALIGCSNNETSSSDKGDKGDKVKLTVWGDADNQATLETSFDKINKAFMEKYPNIELDYQYSGTLESINVALQSDTLPDLFWVQGNKSTKMAEMARNGYLLPLDEYKMDLSRFSEEAVEYGTVDGKLYSSLPSFIAYVTMYYNKDLFKKNKVDVPKTWEEFEKISKVLADKGVTPIAVGGNGDFDRYWMMQAMAASLGNETLTSIVKGEENVNYTGLEKTFEAYSDFAKKGYFGKDVASIDGNGAKLAFTNGKAAMIPDGTWNNLTYQDTPLNIGSFALPGLDGKTYAQTGPYNGNTYAISSKTKHPDEAVKYLEFLNSKEAQQIMGDETGLVPMYDDIKPKDKFVEEMAKFDVVGLNIYNALAQVANESSKPQDLLLTNLTPKLMTGDMTAKEAIVLMKAELAKKAK